From Triticum aestivum cultivar Chinese Spring chromosome 7B, IWGSC CS RefSeq v2.1, whole genome shotgun sequence:
ACTACCTTGAAGCTAGATGCTGACGGGGAATATCTAGTGCACCACAAACCTCCTCCTGCGATAGTCGCTGCCCTTGCACCAGACAAAAAATCCATGTATGCCGCCAGCGAGCGCCCACGATACTTCAGACGAGCACCGCCATCATGCTTGCAGATTTTTTCGATAAATGACATTTCACTCAACtgatatatcgaggtgatacaacCACAGTGAAGGAATGCCCGGCCTCTGCACGATGCAAATAGCAAACACGTCCAATACCTAAAAAAACCGTGTTACAGCACTAAATGTCCATTGGGCATAGCCACGGTGGCCTGTTGGTCATCTTGTCACGGTCGTCGGAAGGCCACTTCCCCGCCAATAATGGCCAGTGGATGCCGCGGCGGACGGCATGACTAGCCCTCACACGATCCGACCATTGTCGTCTGTGTCACTGCGACGAACAGAGAGGCCACCGTCGCTACCTCTGACGGGCCAGCTTCTTCTGTTTCCTCCTTGTCGGCGCTCGTGCCGGTGAGGAGCGCGGAGAGCAGCTCGCCGCGGTCCTCATCCTTGTGGTCGAGCCCGTCGGGGCGGTCCTGATTCCTGAAACTTGCCGGCCTGGGCCTGGGAGCCAGTGACCCACGCTAGGCCTCCGCCCACGACGCGTGGTGGCCCGCGACTATCCGGGTAGCGCGGGCGTCCTCGCTCCGTCGCTCGTGGAGCTGCCGCCGCTGGTCTAGGACTTCATGCTGCAGCCGTGGAATTTGATGGAGTAACGACATCCACGAATTTGATCTGTTCCCAGCGAGGCCGCGCACAATCAGATGGTTTATTTATCATCTCATTGTCTTCAGTCTTCATTGCAAGCTTTCTTGgagcgccgtcgtgctgctgctctcaTGGTCATGGTGGTGGTGATCACGGCTCTGGCTCGCCGCGTCTTGGTGGCCGCTGCTCCCGCTCGCCGCGTCGGCGGGGTCGCCTCCGAGCTGCGAGTTCACCTCGCAGCCCAGTTCGTCCACCTTCTTCTCCGGTACATCGACGGCGCTCGCGCTCGCtaccgccgccgcggccgcggccgcgagCTCAACCTCGTTTGCCCGGCTGGTGGCCGGCTTGGCGAGGAACGTGGGCCGCTCGTCGCCGGCCATGATGACCACGACGTGCTCCTGGAAATCCAAGGCCGGCTTGGATGCGCCCGACGCCGCGGCCTTCTCCCCGTCGCCCTCAGCCGCCTGGCCGTCCCGGTCGCCGTCGAGGTACCCGGAGAGCTTCCAGTAGGAGCACGCCAGGATGAGCAGCGCAAAGGCGATGAGCCCCAGCATCGCGGCCAGCCCGCCGAAGAGGTACGGCACAGGTGACTGCCACGGCGAGTGCGGCGTCGTCCCGTTGATCAGCCCGTGCGCCGGCGCCACCGTCGGCGCCCCCGCGCGGTGGCTCATGGTGACAAACTCAGCTCCGGGCCTCATGGTGTGTGTTGGTGTCTGTGAGCACGGCGTAGCAGAGCAGAGGAGTTGCACTTGCACCTGATGAGTTTCCTGCTCTGTTCTCTCTGTTTTTCTCCTGTGTGTGCTTGTTGGTTTCTTAGGGGTGGTGTGGAGGGGTGAGAGGGAAATGGGGTGTATTTATAGGGGAGGAGACTGGGGAGAaatatttacttgcataacatgggaATACTGTCTATTTGTGATGCCAAGAAATATCAAAAGACCAATGGGGAAATTCTTGTTTGGAGGTGTGTACTCTGTTTCTAGATACCACACCTTTTTTAGGCGAAACCGCGGGGAAATCCATCCCCTATGCAACTTTTATAGCTAAGAAAATTTGTACAATCAGGGCTTTGGACAAGCTAAAAAAATAGAGGACATGGATGATGAGTTACCATTGATTAAGGCGTTATTTAAATTGGGAGGCATATTGCCTCAAGATTGTGTGCCCAACCATGGTGAGCTCATGCGTAAACCTTCTCCCAACTCTCAAAGCTACGTGTTTCGTTTCTGAAGATCCTGGTACTCGATACCACTCCCTCTGTTTAGAATTGTGAGGTACACCAATTTCATCTCAAATTTTCATGTTATAGACCGTGTCAATTTCCAACCGACATGTTATTTTGACACGAATGAAGGTGTGGTTGGAGGGAGAACTTCCTGCTTTAAACCCGTTTATAGTGCAAGGTGGTTAATTAATATCCTCAATTCCTGTGGTTGTGGCTCTCCTTTCTATGACCGCCTACAGCGATTTTATTCCATAGTGCAGCGAGGCTGATGACCAATTAGCTTTAAGTCACCTGGGTAATGGTTGAAATGAACACAATTATGGGGGTAATTTCAGCACACCACATTGGTTCTTGCTCACTCGCCATTCTGAAAAGGGGAATTTTTCAAGCCCTCTACACGATGTGGAGGGAATGGTAAATTTAGGACCATCCTTCACAGCAAGGATTATTGAGTGTGTTTTACATTTACCTCTTGTCTTAAGTTTTGCATAAACTAGTTGGTGCAAAGAGTCAAGCAAAATTTCTATTGAATAGATGTAAGAGAAAATATCCAAATCTTAATTCATACTGATTTGAGGGTTCTCCCCAGATAAAAGATAAGGATTCAGCTTTAGGGACAAAGATTGTAGTTCTAAAATGTGCACCAGAACGGCTTCATAGAATACGGGTCAATGCCATATATATATGGTAGTGCCACGTTGGTCCATATTTTTACAACATTCATTAACTAATGGAGCTGTCTATTATTAGTTTGCAAAAGTTGAGTAGATCTCAGTTAGACCTTCGGATCAACTTATTGCTATTTTTTCTAATATTGCTTCAAATACA
This genomic window contains:
- the LOC123162543 gene encoding uncharacterized protein gives rise to the protein MRPGAEFVTMSHRAGAPTVAPAHGLINGTTPHSPWQSPVPYLFGGLAAMLGLIAFALLILACSYWKLSGYLDGDRDGQAAEGDGEKAAASGASKPALDFQEHVVVIMAGDERPTFLAKPATSRANEVELAAAAAAAVASASAVDVPEKKVDELGCEVNSQLGGDPADAASGSSGHQDAASQSRDHHHHDHESSSTTALQESLQ